The genomic DNA ATTAAACCTTCccatttccctctttctctctttaccaTCCCTTCCCTTGATCAATTTCTATTTAGTGGATCCATTTCCACATCTAGGTGTTCAAAGACCTTTTGCATCTCACATAACCTGAGTTGCTTTTCCCGGGGACAAATGAGCCTTCTGGGTACTTGTCTTTCAGACCCTACTCATTACCATAAATTCAAAATATGACTAAATTAAAGCAAATACTCTGTGATTCCAAATGTCTCTTATAATGGTGTCACTGAGGCACCTCTTACTGCCAGCATAGAAGGAGGCAGTGGGGACTGGAGGGGAAAGGGTTCTAAATGAAAGGAGAGAAGGCAGGTGACTAGGAGTGGGTGAAATTAAGCTGAGAGAACTTACGCATTGGCTAAGCTTGTTGCTAAGCATTTCCAGAAAGGACACCGCATCCTTCATGTAGGGCTTGAATCTATCAAACTCAGGGAGCAGCACTTCTTCAAGGGTAAAGTTCAGCACCTGCTTCATCACATTGCAGCGCTCATTCTCCTGCAGACAAAAGTAAGACAGCAGGGATCCTATTAGGTTCCATCCAGAAGATCCAAACCGTCTTCACCACCACTCCAAGTAACCATGGATGGCACACTGCCCTGCTCATCACTACTATGACTTACATTGACTCCATGGTACAGTTTATCTTCACAGATGAGACGAACATCTGTGTTGTCATCTACCAAACTAACCTGGAAGAGAAGAAGAGACTAAGTGTTTGGACATTGAGGAGATAGAACAAAAGTCTGTAAGTAGAGTTGTACTTTATCCCCTCTCCCAAGAGCAGCCCAATGAAGACTAGGGAAAGAATTCAGATTGTGCATGAGTTTAAAACAATGCACAGAGGAGTCCAGAGAAATGAATAGTCAGCTGGGCTCCTTTGGGGGTAAAACTccatgtacatattttaaaggcCAAAATGGAAGGTCTTCTGATAAAGCCCAATCTCCAAAGAGTCTATAATGAGACAAAATAATCTCTGGTCTACTAGTAGTGATAAATGGTGGGTTCTTAAAGATCTTAGATGTGCTCTGCAGAAAAATGTAAGAACTATTTGGGTTCCAAGTAGGTAAGATATGAAAGAGAGAGATTTAGATGAGTACCTCCTCGGCCATCCTGAAGGTGCGATTGGTGAAATAGGGCTGCAGGAAGTCGGACTCATTAAGCTTGCAGTAAGACCTGATGGGCACAGCTGCTCCTCCCTGCACTGACAGGGCAATGAGAAGAAGGCAGCTGGCGGCCAGGGTCCCCATAAGGGAAAAGCTCACAGATTTCTTCAGGGTGGCCATTGAAGACAACTCTTACTCCAGCAATTGGCAGGTGGGAAGAAGAACCTGGTATCAAGAAAACAAGAACATAAAGGAAGATAATTA from Myotis daubentonii chromosome 2, mMyoDau2.1, whole genome shotgun sequence includes the following:
- the IL22 gene encoding interleukin-22; protein product: MATLKKSVSFSLMGTLAASCLLLIALSVQGGAAVPIRSYCKLNESDFLQPYFTNRTFRMAEEVSLVDDNTDVRLICEDKLYHGVNENERCNVMKQVLNFTLEEVLLPEFDRFKPYMKDAVSFLEMLSNKLSQCHIENDDQHIHRNVQKLKDTVKELGESGKIKAIGEVNLLFMFLQEACS